Proteins from a single region of Haloterrigena alkaliphila:
- a CDS encoding MFS transporter, whose amino-acid sequence MRWQYRTTVLALCLLAFFVTYFARMAISPVIPFIVAEFDVSNTAIGFALTGMWLAYGLSQFPSGVLSDRYGEKPVILVAVGGTSIASLLLAFAPAFPVFAALAIVLGLVAGLHYAVATTLLSRTYDELGRAVGIHSIGGPLAGLIAPVASAWVGVRYGWRPALALALAVGLPVFALFAWRIRPTEPRRPAQPMRERFDLAVLFELVGRPAVAFTLGIAMLGTFVVQGLLTFLPTFFVDHLGYSATLAGTAFSAFFVVRTVGQFVLGEFSDRYGRDLAIGGSMFAGALGLFGLVIGRTDATIGVAVLLAGFGSSFFSAIDPRFLDQFGDAERGAGFGLVRTVYTVVGSAGSVGVGLLADLFGWGTAFLVLAGLFAITFGALAVNWAFDLGY is encoded by the coding sequence ATGCGCTGGCAGTATCGCACGACGGTGCTCGCGCTCTGTCTGCTCGCCTTTTTCGTCACCTACTTCGCGCGGATGGCGATCAGTCCGGTCATCCCCTTCATCGTCGCGGAGTTCGACGTCTCGAACACGGCGATCGGGTTCGCCCTGACGGGAATGTGGCTGGCCTACGGCCTCTCGCAGTTCCCCAGCGGCGTCCTCAGCGACCGGTACGGGGAGAAGCCGGTCATCCTCGTCGCCGTCGGCGGGACGTCGATCGCGAGCCTCCTGCTCGCGTTCGCGCCGGCCTTCCCCGTCTTCGCCGCACTCGCCATCGTCCTCGGGTTGGTCGCGGGACTGCACTACGCCGTCGCGACGACCCTGCTGTCGCGGACGTACGACGAACTCGGCCGCGCCGTGGGGATCCACTCGATCGGCGGTCCCCTCGCCGGGCTAATCGCGCCCGTCGCGTCGGCCTGGGTCGGCGTACGGTACGGCTGGCGGCCGGCGCTCGCGCTCGCACTCGCCGTCGGGTTACCGGTGTTCGCCCTGTTCGCGTGGCGGATCCGACCCACGGAACCCCGAAGACCCGCCCAGCCGATGCGGGAGCGGTTCGATCTCGCAGTGCTGTTCGAACTCGTCGGCCGACCCGCCGTCGCCTTCACGCTCGGGATCGCCATGCTCGGGACGTTCGTCGTGCAGGGACTGCTTACCTTCCTCCCGACGTTCTTCGTCGACCACCTCGGCTACTCGGCGACGCTCGCCGGGACCGCCTTCTCCGCGTTCTTCGTCGTCCGCACCGTCGGACAGTTCGTCCTCGGCGAGTTCTCCGATCGGTACGGGCGCGACCTCGCGATCGGCGGATCGATGTTCGCGGGCGCCCTGGGACTCTTCGGACTGGTGATTGGCCGGACGGACGCGACGATCGGCGTGGCCGTCCTGCTGGCCGGATTCGGCTCGAGTTTCTTCTCGGCGATCGACCCGCGGTTCCTCGATCAGTTCGGCGACGCCGAGCGCGGCGCCGGCTTCGGGCTCGTCCGGACGGTCTACACCGTCGTCGGCTCCGCCGGCTCGGTCGGCGTCGGCCTGCTCGCCGACCTGTTCGGCTGGGGGACCGCGTTTCTCGTCCTCGCCGGACTGTTCGCGATCACGTTCGGTGCACTCGCCGTAAACTGGGCGTTCGACCTCGGCTACTGA
- a CDS encoding thiolase family protein: protein MADTTPVIVSAVRTAQGREDGALADIRSEDLSIPLVNEMLAETGLSGEDVDDLMWGCAQQRAEQRTNIARQIALFSDLGEEVPATTVDRQCASSAQAVISAADSIAAGRHQAVVAGGVESMSRVKMGAAESGEMHPKLDEVYGMENLSMGMTAEKVAEKFDISREEQDEYGARSQQRAVEATEEGKFDDEIVPIETEDGVHDEDEGLRPGTTPEKLAELPTVFKEDGTVTPGTASQIADGAAGLLLTSREFADEQDLEVLAEVGTSYVAGVDPTIMGVGPVPATEGLLERAGRDIDDYGLVEINEAFASQTLYSQRELGIPDDRLNVNGGAIAIGHPLGASGARLPVTLVHEMNRQGVDRGIATECVGFGQGAAIEFELP, encoded by the coding sequence ATGGCAGATACCACACCGGTAATCGTTAGCGCTGTTAGAACGGCACAGGGGAGAGAAGACGGTGCGCTCGCGGACATTCGAAGCGAGGACCTCTCGATCCCGCTGGTAAACGAGATGCTCGCGGAGACGGGGCTGTCGGGCGAGGACGTCGACGACCTGATGTGGGGCTGTGCGCAGCAGCGCGCGGAACAGCGAACGAACATCGCCCGACAGATCGCGCTCTTCTCGGATCTCGGCGAGGAGGTCCCGGCGACCACCGTCGACCGTCAGTGTGCCTCCTCGGCGCAGGCGGTCATCAGCGCCGCGGACTCGATCGCCGCGGGTCGCCACCAGGCGGTCGTCGCCGGGGGCGTCGAGAGCATGAGTCGCGTGAAGATGGGCGCCGCCGAGAGCGGCGAGATGCACCCGAAACTCGACGAGGTCTACGGTATGGAGAACCTCTCGATGGGGATGACCGCCGAAAAGGTCGCCGAGAAGTTCGACATCAGTCGCGAGGAACAGGACGAGTACGGCGCCCGCAGCCAGCAACGCGCCGTCGAGGCCACCGAGGAGGGGAAGTTCGACGACGAAATCGTCCCCATCGAGACCGAGGACGGCGTCCACGACGAGGACGAGGGGCTCCGGCCCGGCACGACCCCCGAGAAACTCGCGGAACTGCCGACCGTCTTCAAGGAGGACGGCACCGTCACGCCGGGGACCGCCTCCCAGATCGCCGACGGCGCGGCCGGCCTCCTGCTGACCAGCCGCGAGTTCGCCGATGAGCAGGACCTCGAGGTCCTCGCGGAGGTCGGCACCAGCTACGTCGCCGGCGTCGATCCCACGATCATGGGCGTCGGCCCCGTCCCCGCGACGGAGGGCCTGCTCGAGCGCGCCGGGCGCGACATCGACGACTACGGCCTCGTGGAGATCAACGAGGCCTTCGCCAGCCAGACGCTGTACTCCCAGCGGGAACTGGGCATTCCGGACGATCGGCTCAACGTCAACGGCGGCGCCATCGCCATCGGCCATCCGCTGGGCGCCTCGGGGGCACGCCTGCCGGTCACGCTGGTCCACGAGATGAACCGCCAAGGCGTCGACCGGGGCATCGCGACCGAGTGCGTCGGCTTCGGCCAGGGAGCGGCGATCGAGTTCGAACTCCCCTGA
- a CDS encoding alkaline phosphatase family protein: MRTDLESRLRERQTEDGYLFPDYAGYCFAGVPDTVASVLGVGGVAGTRRPLPDDVLASVGDDYDRVLVVLVDGFGLAFWKRHGHPLLERLEAAGTVSPLTTTSPSETAAALTTLHTGRLPTSHGVLGWDVYDPVDDASYEAFTVEVTEGTEPVDRDLQDVFEGEPIYPALEAAGVDCRHIVPFPETYDGATAHTYGGGDDGPEYSLEGFESSLREAFSTADDPAYLYAYLPQIDTAAHSAGTESDEYRSTVADTLQTVERALAGLATDDPAAAAETLVVVTVDHGHVDTDADRTVDLESWPTVMDNLERYANGEPVRYAGSPRNAHLHLRDGAGVRERIRSELADALDARIFTADEVRARNLFGDGEESETFRRRLGDLVVSHRDQAVWYGSDTEKLELIGMHGGLHPDEMLVPFAASDLSSLGPS; this comes from the coding sequence ATGCGCACCGACCTCGAGTCCCGACTCCGCGAGCGCCAGACCGAGGACGGCTACCTGTTCCCCGACTACGCGGGCTACTGCTTCGCCGGCGTGCCGGACACGGTCGCCTCAGTGCTCGGCGTCGGCGGCGTCGCCGGTACTCGACGCCCGCTCCCCGACGACGTCCTCGCGAGCGTCGGCGACGACTACGACCGGGTGCTCGTCGTGCTGGTCGACGGCTTCGGCCTCGCGTTCTGGAAGCGCCACGGCCACCCGCTGCTCGAGCGACTCGAGGCCGCGGGAACCGTTTCGCCGCTGACGACGACCTCCCCCTCCGAGACGGCGGCGGCGCTGACCACCCTCCACACCGGTCGACTCCCGACGAGCCACGGCGTGCTGGGCTGGGACGTCTACGACCCGGTCGACGACGCCTCCTACGAGGCCTTCACCGTCGAGGTTACGGAGGGCACCGAACCGGTCGACCGCGACCTGCAGGACGTCTTCGAGGGGGAGCCGATCTATCCCGCCCTCGAGGCGGCCGGTGTCGACTGCCGACACATCGTGCCGTTCCCCGAAACGTACGACGGCGCGACCGCCCACACCTACGGCGGGGGCGACGACGGTCCAGAGTACTCGCTCGAGGGGTTCGAGTCGTCGCTCCGCGAGGCGTTTTCCACCGCGGACGATCCGGCGTACCTCTACGCCTACCTCCCGCAGATCGACACCGCCGCGCATTCCGCCGGCACCGAGAGCGACGAGTACCGGTCGACCGTCGCGGACACCCTGCAAACGGTCGAACGTGCGCTCGCCGGCCTCGCAACGGACGACCCCGCGGCCGCCGCGGAAACGCTGGTCGTCGTAACCGTCGATCACGGCCACGTCGACACCGACGCGGACCGAACCGTCGACCTCGAGTCCTGGCCGACGGTGATGGACAACCTCGAGCGCTACGCGAACGGGGAGCCGGTCCGCTACGCCGGGAGTCCGCGGAACGCCCACCTCCACCTGCGGGACGGCGCGGGCGTCCGCGAGCGGATCCGGTCGGAACTCGCCGACGCGCTCGACGCCCGCATCTTCACCGCCGACGAGGTCCGCGCTCGCAACCTGTTCGGCGACGGCGAGGAGAGCGAGACCTTCCGTCGCCGACTCGGCGACCTCGTCGTCAGCCACCGCGACCAGGCGGTCTGGTACGGCAGCGATACGGAGAAACTCGAGTTGATCGGGATGCACGGGGGGCTCCACCCCGACGAGATGCTGGTGCCGTTCGCCGCGAGTGATCTGTCATCGCTGGGACCGTCGTAG